The following coding sequences lie in one Ostrinia nubilalis chromosome 2, ilOstNubi1.1, whole genome shotgun sequence genomic window:
- the LOC135083520 gene encoding ankyrin repeat domain-containing protein 13C produces the protein MSTPNCNEEDETYPLHECVFIGDVRKLSSLLRLNDVTRKDKHGNTALHLAVMLGRKECVQLLLAHSAPVKVKNLAGWSPLAEAISYGDRQTISSLVRKLKQQAREQMELRRPDLIRALSQIQDFYMELKWDFHSWVPLVSRILPSDLCKIYKSGSGIRLDTTLVDFSDMKWERGDISFIFQGEKPPSESLTVLDNKAKVYQRVRYEETENEIEDEVDILMSSDILAAQMSTKGISFSRAQSGWIFREDRKETIAGLYRSDIYTITGLVLESRKRREHLSTDDLQKNKAIIESLTKGNTQNLDTNGETTRRASLNPPPETGVDWTAYISSPPGQYPSLGRELVYKESSRNFRATLAMSDDFPLSVDMLLNVLEVIAPFKHFAKLRQFVAMKLPKGFPVKIDIPILPTVTAKITFQKFDFRDDLSEDLFVIPEDFVEDPLRFPDL, from the coding sequence ATGTCTACCCCGAATTGCAATGAAGAGGATGAGACGTATCCTCTTCATGAGTGTGTATTCATTGGAGATGTTCGAAAGCTGTCATCGCTGCTAAGGCTAAACGATGTGACGCGTAAAGACAAGCATGGTAACACGGCACTACACCTAGCCGTGATGCTAGGGCGGAAAGAGTGTGTGCAACTACTACTGGCTCACAGCGCACCAGTCAAAGTGAAGAACCTCGCAGGCTGGTCACCACTGGCCGAAGCCATCAGCTATGGCGATCGGCAAACCATATCGTCACTCGTCCGAAAACTCAAACAACAAGCTCGCGAGCAGATGGAACTCCGAAGACCTGACCTTATTCGTGCTCTTTCTCAGATACAAGATTTCTACATGGAGCTAAAGTGGGACTTTCATTCGTGGGTACCCTTAGTCTCGAGAATTTTACCATCTGATCTGTGCAAAATCTACAAATCCGGATCTGGTATTAGATTAGACACAACATTGGTTGATTTTTCTGACATGAAATGGGAAAGAGGAGATatatcatttatttttcaaggcgagaaACCACCAAGTGAGTCACTTACTGTATTAGATAATAAGGCAAAAGTATATCAACGAGTGCGCTATGAGGAAACTGAAAATGAGATTGAAGATGAAGTTGATATTCTAATGTCAAGTGATATTTTGGCAGCTCAAATGTCCACCAAAGGAATATCATTCTCTAGGGCCCAATCAGGTTGGATATTCCGTGAAGACCGCAAAGAAACAATCGCAGGTCTGTATCGAAGTGATATCTATACGATTACAGGTCTTGTTTTAGAGTCACGCAAACGCAGAGAACATTTATCGACAGATGATCTACAGAAAAATAAAGCCATCATTGAAAGTCTTACAAAGGGTAACACACAGAATTTAGATACAAACGGTGAGACTACACGGAGGGCTTCCTTGAATCCACCGCCTGAAACTGGAGTAGACTGGACTGCATACATATCATCTCCCCCTGGGCAATACCCCAGCTTGGGCCGTGAGCTAGTATACAAAGAATCTTCGAGAAACTTCAGAGCGACATTGGCCATGAGTGATGACTTTCCATTGAGTGTCGATATGCTATTAAATGTTCTGGAAGTGATAGCACCATTCAAGCATTTTGCGAAATTACGTCAATTCGTGGCTATGAAATTGCCGAAAGGTTTTCCAGTGAAAATAGACATACCAATTTTACCCACAGTGACAGCAAAAATTACTTTCCAAAAGTTTGATTTTCGTGATGATCTATCGGAGGACCTCTTCGTTATTCCTGAGGACTTTGTGGAGGATCCTCTGAGATTCCCTGACTTATGA